A stretch of the Synechocystis sp. PCC 7338 genome encodes the following:
- a CDS encoding GTP-binding protein — protein MSTVDHAPQTSEAMAIPKQGLPVTIITGFLGSGKTTLLNYILSNQQGLKTAVLVNEFGEIGIDNELVIASDENMVELSNGCVCCTINEDLIEAVYKVLEREQKIDYLVVETTGLADPLPVALTFLGTELRDMTRLDSIVTMVDCENFSLDLFNSQAAQSQITYGDIIVINKTDLVDEAEVDALEVRLRDLKTGARILRSKKAEVPLPLILSVGLFESDKYAPEGHDHQGHSHAHDHDCAPDCQDPSHDHSHHGHDHHDHDHGKKYSSDHLEMDGFTSLSFRSEQPFSIRKFQYFLDNQLTPNIFRAKGILWFNESPKRHIFHLSGKRFSLEDDQWTGEKSNQLVLIGQNLDHDKIREQLNHCLSLPAENKGKGFGKG, from the coding sequence ATGTCCACCGTTGACCATGCTCCCCAGACCTCAGAAGCGATGGCCATTCCCAAACAGGGATTGCCGGTAACCATTATCACGGGCTTTTTAGGCAGTGGTAAAACCACTCTGTTGAACTATATTCTGAGCAATCAACAGGGACTTAAAACTGCCGTTTTGGTGAATGAATTTGGTGAAATTGGCATTGACAATGAACTAGTCATTGCCAGTGACGAAAACATGGTGGAACTAAGCAATGGTTGTGTCTGTTGCACCATTAACGAAGATTTAATTGAAGCGGTTTATAAAGTTCTGGAGCGGGAACAAAAAATTGATTATTTAGTGGTGGAAACCACCGGATTAGCGGATCCATTACCCGTAGCTTTGACCTTTTTGGGCACCGAACTGCGGGATATGACCAGACTGGATTCCATTGTCACCATGGTGGACTGTGAAAATTTCAGCTTAGATCTGTTCAACAGCCAGGCGGCCCAAAGTCAGATTACCTACGGGGACATTATTGTCATCAATAAAACCGACTTAGTGGATGAGGCGGAGGTGGATGCCCTGGAAGTGCGCCTGCGGGATCTAAAAACCGGGGCGAGAATTTTACGGAGCAAAAAAGCGGAAGTCCCCTTACCCCTTATTCTCAGTGTGGGTCTGTTTGAATCGGACAAGTATGCTCCTGAGGGCCACGACCACCAAGGCCATAGCCACGCCCATGACCACGACTGTGCCCCCGATTGTCAGGATCCCAGCCATGACCATAGCCATCACGGCCACGATCACCATGACCACGACCATGGGAAAAAATACAGCAGTGATCACTTAGAAATGGATGGTTTTACCTCCCTTTCTTTCCGCAGTGAACAACCATTTTCCATCCGGAAGTTCCAGTATTTTCTCGATAACCAATTGACCCCCAACATTTTCCGCGCTAAGGGAATTCTTTGGTTTAACGAAAGTCCGAAACGACATATTTTTCACCTCAGTGGCAAACGTTTTAGCCTCGAAGATGACCAATGGACCGGGGAAAAGTCCAATCAATTGGTGCTGATTGGCCAAAACCTAGACCACGACAAAATCCGCGAACAACTTAACCATTGTTTAAGTTTACCGGCGGAGAATAAGGGCAAAGGTTTTGGCAAGGGTTAA
- the hisIE gene encoding bifunctional phosphoribosyl-AMP cyclohydrolase/phosphoribosyl-ATP diphosphatase HisIE, which produces MSHSDLPLANAVPLDEIRYNDQGLVPAIAQDYLDGTVLMLAWMNQEALAKTLATGQVWYWSRSRQELWHKGATSGHFQKLLGIRYDCDSDALLLTIEQKGDIACHTGERSCFHQLDGHKSAPPADILTELARVIGDRRDHPTPESYTCKLLAGGDNKILKKIGEESAEVVMACKDDDPEAIAGEVADLFYHTLVALAHHNVDLRAVYRKLGDRRR; this is translated from the coding sequence ATGAGCCACTCTGATTTACCTTTGGCCAACGCTGTCCCCCTCGACGAAATTCGCTACAACGACCAGGGATTGGTGCCGGCGATCGCCCAAGATTATTTGGACGGCACGGTGTTAATGTTGGCCTGGATGAACCAAGAAGCCCTGGCTAAAACCCTGGCCACGGGGCAGGTGTGGTATTGGAGTCGTTCCCGCCAAGAACTATGGCATAAGGGCGCTACTTCTGGCCACTTTCAAAAACTTTTGGGCATCCGCTACGACTGTGACAGCGACGCTTTATTGCTGACCATTGAGCAAAAAGGGGACATTGCCTGCCACACCGGGGAACGGAGTTGTTTCCATCAACTGGACGGGCATAAATCTGCTCCCCCAGCGGATATATTGACGGAATTGGCCCGGGTCATTGGTGATCGCCGGGACCATCCCACCCCCGAATCCTACACCTGTAAATTGTTGGCAGGGGGAGATAATAAAATCCTCAAAAAAATTGGCGAAGAAAGCGCGGAAGTGGTCATGGCCTGCAAGGATGACGATCCAGAGGCGATCGCTGGGGAAGTAGCTGATTTGTTCTACCACACTCTGGTGGCCCTGGCCCATCACAACGTTGATCTGCGGGCCGTTTATCGCAAACTTGGCGATCGTCGCCGTTAA
- a CDS encoding cyclic nucleotide-binding domain-containing protein: protein MTSIMLRTVQTYGETVKKNYKAGEVIFREGAMELCMFGVLEGTVEMTLQGTFIENIEAGGIFGIGAIVHSDHQRTSTAIAKTDCVLVAMDREHFLFAVQQTPMFALEVIQSYSDRYRSLKAVYEKAIAE, encoded by the coding sequence ATGACTAGCATTATGTTAAGAACTGTACAAACATACGGAGAAACGGTCAAAAAAAACTACAAGGCCGGGGAAGTAATTTTCCGGGAGGGGGCGATGGAGTTGTGTATGTTCGGGGTGTTGGAAGGGACGGTGGAGATGACATTGCAAGGCACGTTTATTGAAAATATTGAGGCTGGAGGAATTTTTGGCATAGGAGCCATTGTCCACAGTGATCATCAAAGGACTTCTACGGCGATCGCCAAAACCGATTGCGTGTTGGTGGCCATGGATCGGGAGCATTTTCTCTTTGCGGTGCAACAAACCCCCATGTTTGCCCTGGAAGTAATTCAGAGCTATTCAGACCGCTACCGGAGTCTCAAAGCAGTGTACGAAAAGGCGATCGCCGAATAA
- a CDS encoding glycosyltransferase family 9 protein: MRILALVPGGISEQILFFPTLATLKAQYPQATIDVIVEPRAKSAYRVCAQVNEVLAFDYRDRNGLADFLNLLGVIRDREYEAVVTVARQWTIELLLWLNGIPQRVGYQGSASFFLSSTVPFKPDQYVPFLFHDLTQGFGINRPCPPLQITLPKADIEWMEATQKKLDLGNGGYVVLNGGAIRQPDTGDFPYPIAQWHEIIEDIKQKQPGLKIVLIPPAEDTGWVQAMQNHNPGAIAVRPGDVGKMAALLAGANLVVCTEGIPMHLAIAVGTYTVAILGKTPAARIIPPNQEKFIGLQVPSGKEADVKPALVLKKIWR; the protein is encoded by the coding sequence ATGCGCATCCTAGCCCTTGTCCCCGGTGGAATCTCTGAGCAAATTCTGTTTTTCCCGACCCTTGCCACCCTCAAGGCGCAGTATCCCCAGGCGACGATTGACGTAATTGTGGAACCTAGGGCCAAGTCGGCCTACAGGGTATGCGCTCAGGTTAATGAGGTGTTGGCCTTCGACTATCGGGACCGTAATGGCCTAGCGGACTTTTTAAATTTGTTGGGCGTTATTCGTGACCGGGAGTACGAGGCAGTAGTAACGGTGGCCCGACAATGGACAATCGAGTTACTTCTTTGGCTGAATGGCATTCCCCAGCGGGTGGGTTATCAGGGCAGTGCAAGTTTCTTTTTGTCATCGACAGTCCCTTTTAAGCCGGATCAATATGTTCCTTTCCTTTTCCATGATTTGACCCAAGGCTTTGGTATCAATCGACCCTGTCCTCCTTTACAGATTACTCTGCCCAAGGCGGACATTGAGTGGATGGAAGCAACCCAGAAAAAGTTAGATCTGGGAAATGGGGGCTATGTGGTGCTTAATGGCGGGGCCATACGTCAACCGGACACGGGGGATTTTCCTTATCCCATTGCCCAGTGGCATGAAATCATCGAAGACATTAAGCAAAAACAACCGGGATTAAAAATTGTGCTGATCCCTCCAGCGGAGGATACGGGCTGGGTGCAGGCCATGCAGAATCACAATCCAGGGGCAATCGCCGTACGTCCAGGGGATGTGGGTAAAATGGCGGCTCTACTGGCGGGGGCTAACTTGGTGGTTTGCACGGAAGGAATTCCCATGCATTTGGCGATCGCCGTGGGAACTTACACCGTTGCGATTTTGGGTAAAACCCCGGCGGCCCGCATTATTCCCCCGAACCAAGAAAAATTCATTGGCTTACAGGTGCCCAGCGGCAAGGAAGCGGATGTGAAACCGGCCCTAGTATTGAAGAAAATTTGGCGCTAA
- a CDS encoding glutathione S-transferase family protein, which produces MGLLVNGIWQDQWYDTESTGGRFVRQDSQFRHWITLDGSPGPTGNAGFKAEAGRYHLYVSLACPWAHRTLIFRKLKGLDGIIDVSIVHWLMKEKGWTFASGPGVVSDPLFNAEYLYQIYTQADAQYSGRVTVPILWDKETQTIVNNESSEIIRIFNSAFDELGAKPGDYYPEALRAEIDALNDRIYHTVNNGVYKCGFATTQTAYEEAIAPLFESLDWLEGILKGHQYLTGDEITEADWRLFTTLIRFDVAYVGHFKCNLRRIQDYPNLWRYLRDLYQQPGIAETVNFQHIKGHYYESHLTINPTGIVPMGPALNLSIA; this is translated from the coding sequence ATGGGCTTACTCGTCAACGGCATTTGGCAGGATCAGTGGTACGATACCGAAAGTACAGGGGGCCGATTTGTGCGGCAAGACTCCCAATTTCGCCATTGGATTACCCTCGATGGATCGCCTGGCCCCACAGGTAATGCTGGTTTCAAAGCAGAAGCAGGACGCTATCATCTTTATGTTTCCCTAGCCTGTCCTTGGGCCCACCGTACCCTAATTTTCCGTAAATTAAAGGGATTGGATGGAATAATCGATGTTTCCATTGTCCATTGGTTGATGAAAGAAAAAGGATGGACGTTTGCCTCTGGCCCTGGGGTAGTGTCCGATCCATTATTTAATGCAGAGTATCTTTACCAAATCTATACCCAGGCAGATGCTCAATATAGTGGTCGGGTGACAGTGCCAATCCTGTGGGATAAAGAGACTCAGACCATTGTTAATAACGAATCGTCGGAAATTATCAGGATTTTTAACAGCGCCTTTGATGAGCTGGGGGCAAAGCCTGGGGATTATTATCCCGAAGCTCTCCGTGCCGAAATTGATGCCCTCAATGACCGGATTTATCACACTGTTAACAATGGCGTTTATAAATGTGGGTTTGCCACCACCCAAACCGCCTATGAAGAGGCGATCGCCCCGTTATTTGAAAGCTTGGATTGGTTAGAAGGAATTTTAAAGGGGCATCAATATTTAACAGGGGACGAAATTACGGAAGCAGATTGGCGTTTATTTACCACTTTGATTCGTTTTGATGTGGCCTATGTGGGGCATTTCAAATGCAACTTGCGGCGGATTCAGGACTATCCTAATCTGTGGCGTTATCTACGGGATTTATACCAGCAACCGGGCATCGCTGAGACGGTTAATTTTCAACATATCAAGGGCCATTACTACGAAAGTCATCTAACCATTAACCCCACAGGAATTGTCCCAATGGGGCCAGCGTTGAACCTATCGATCGCCTAG
- a CDS encoding 4-Cys prefix domain-containing protein, whose protein sequence is MNQSQCLNPNCLAINLANHRFCQKCGQKLWLKDRYQALKLIGQGGFGTTFLAVDLDKPSQPRCVIKQFFPQGQETGSLGKAAELFKEEAKRLDNLGNHNQIPELFAYFIADDQRQYLVQEYVEGENLAQELENQGVFNEAKIQALKVSFHITMAVMPK, encoded by the coding sequence ATGAATCAGAGTCAATGTTTAAATCCCAATTGTCTGGCTATTAACCTCGCAAACCACCGATTTTGTCAAAAGTGCGGGCAAAAGCTTTGGCTTAAGGATCGCTACCAGGCATTGAAATTGATTGGCCAAGGGGGATTTGGCACAACTTTCTTGGCGGTAGATTTGGATAAGCCATCCCAGCCCCGTTGTGTAATTAAGCAGTTTTTTCCCCAGGGTCAGGAAACGGGTTCTCTGGGCAAGGCAGCGGAGTTATTCAAAGAGGAGGCAAAACGCCTGGACAATTTAGGTAACCATAACCAAATACCAGAATTATTCGCCTATTTTATTGCTGATGACCAACGCCAATATTTAGTGCAGGAATACGTAGAAGGGGAAAATTTAGCCCAAGAGCTGGAAAATCAGGGAGTTTTTAATGAAGCAAAAATCCAGGCATTGAAAGTATCTTTTCATATTACGATGGCCGTTATGCCCAAATAA
- a CDS encoding Na-K-Cl cotransporter translates to MSQNTSLSSSSVDNKSSVAKTGLGTFGGVFTPSILTILGVIMYLRFGWVLGQVGLWQTLLIVTLSTAITFLTGLSIAAIATDQVVKAGGAYYMISRSLGIETGGAVGVPLYFAQAFSVALYTLGFAESVVRVMPGWNLTLVAAVTTVGVTLLALKSAQIAIRAQYVIMAAIAVSLLCLVFGHAAGPYTGTVEVQPHSAGFWAVLAVFFPAVTGIMAGVNMSGDLRDPQRSIPWGTLAAIVTGYGIYLIIPVILYFRADPITLLNDPLVMRRIALWGDSVLLGVWGATLSSAIGSIMGAPRILQALARDNILPSPLRWLGRGEGAEDEPRLGTLFTLGIALAAVGIGDLNLLAPILTMFFLTTYMVLNIAAGVEGFLQSPSFRPSFKVHWGFSLAGAVGCIGVMFLINVTATILAAVVVLGVYLWLERQELACTWGDVRQGMWMTLVRSGLMNMTTIPDPKNWRPHLLVFAGNHLKRWHLVELAAALTHNRGLVSIFNILPLDVSNPQRQDNLTAIAQEDLDQANIQAFFRVKTAPDLYEGMEQLVETYGLGPLIPNTVLIGHPDELQIDRYCQFLTFCHHSQRNVIILRDGTNHRRSEKFPLESVLVPPDKRHARKRIDVWWGGLQSNGGLMLILAYLLRNSWQWHNTEICLKLVVPDLNAMQSAQSNLVALVQRLRIGATPQIINAEGKPFADILLASSQDADFVLLGLARPDDPMFANSSDISSPERSYANYYQQLHGRTQHLPPTLFVLASEDLNFAQLLEKT, encoded by the coding sequence ATGTCACAAAACACTTCTCTATCCAGTTCCAGCGTCGATAACAAATCCAGTGTTGCCAAAACTGGATTGGGTACTTTTGGTGGGGTTTTTACCCCGTCGATTTTGACCATCCTCGGCGTGATCATGTATTTACGCTTTGGTTGGGTACTGGGCCAGGTGGGTCTATGGCAAACTTTGCTAATTGTGACCCTGTCCACCGCCATTACCTTTTTGACCGGACTGTCCATTGCGGCGATCGCCACCGATCAAGTGGTTAAGGCCGGGGGAGCTTACTACATGATTAGTCGTTCCCTGGGTATTGAAACTGGCGGTGCAGTGGGGGTTCCCCTGTATTTTGCCCAAGCTTTTTCCGTGGCTTTATACACCCTAGGCTTTGCGGAAAGTGTGGTGCGGGTGATGCCGGGTTGGAATTTGACGTTAGTGGCCGCCGTTACCACCGTCGGGGTGACCCTACTAGCTTTAAAATCTGCTCAGATTGCCATCCGGGCCCAATATGTAATCATGGCGGCGATCGCCGTATCGCTACTGTGTTTAGTGTTTGGCCATGCGGCGGGCCCCTATACAGGCACCGTAGAAGTTCAACCCCACAGTGCTGGATTTTGGGCCGTATTAGCGGTATTTTTTCCAGCGGTCACCGGCATCATGGCGGGGGTCAATATGTCGGGAGACTTGCGGGATCCCCAAAGATCCATTCCCTGGGGCACCTTAGCGGCGATTGTCACGGGGTACGGCATTTATTTAATCATTCCTGTCATTCTTTATTTCCGGGCTGATCCGATTACGTTATTGAACGATCCCTTAGTGATGCGGCGCATTGCCCTCTGGGGAGACAGTGTTTTACTGGGGGTTTGGGGCGCAACCCTCTCCAGTGCCATCGGTAGCATCATGGGGGCCCCCCGCATTCTCCAAGCCTTGGCCCGGGACAATATTCTTCCCTCTCCCCTACGGTGGTTAGGCCGGGGGGAAGGGGCAGAGGATGAACCCCGCCTAGGAACCCTATTTACGTTGGGCATTGCTTTGGCCGCCGTGGGCATTGGGGATTTGAATCTCTTGGCCCCCATTCTGACCATGTTTTTCTTGACCACTTACATGGTGTTAAATATTGCCGCCGGGGTGGAAGGTTTTTTGCAAAGTCCCTCTTTTCGCCCTAGTTTTAAAGTTCATTGGGGTTTTTCCCTGGCAGGAGCAGTGGGCTGTATTGGGGTCATGTTTTTGATTAATGTCACCGCCACCATTTTGGCCGCAGTGGTTGTCCTGGGAGTTTATTTATGGCTAGAACGGCAGGAATTGGCCTGCACCTGGGGGGATGTACGCCAAGGTATGTGGATGACCTTGGTGCGGAGTGGGCTGATGAATATGACCACCATCCCGGACCCCAAAAATTGGCGACCCCACCTGTTGGTATTTGCCGGTAATCATCTTAAACGCTGGCATTTAGTCGAACTAGCGGCGGCATTGACCCATAACCGGGGCTTGGTCTCAATTTTTAATATTTTGCCCCTTGATGTTAGCAATCCCCAACGACAAGATAACCTGACGGCGATCGCCCAGGAAGACCTAGACCAGGCTAATATCCAAGCTTTTTTTCGGGTGAAAACTGCCCCCGACCTCTATGAAGGCATGGAACAATTGGTGGAAACCTATGGCCTTGGCCCCCTGATTCCTAATACCGTACTAATTGGCCATCCCGATGAATTACAAATAGACCGCTATTGTCAATTTTTAACCTTCTGTCACCACAGTCAACGCAACGTTATCATTTTGCGGGATGGAACCAACCATCGGCGATCGGAAAAATTTCCCCTAGAAAGTGTCCTAGTACCCCCTGACAAACGTCACGCGCGCAAACGGATCGATGTCTGGTGGGGGGGACTACAGTCCAATGGTGGCTTAATGCTGATTTTGGCCTATCTCCTCCGCAATAGTTGGCAGTGGCACAACACAGAAATTTGCCTGAAGCTAGTCGTACCGGATCTCAACGCCATGCAATCAGCTCAGTCCAACTTGGTTGCCTTGGTTCAACGTTTACGCATCGGAGCCACACCTCAAATCATCAACGCTGAGGGTAAGCCCTTTGCCGACATTCTCTTGGCATCGTCCCAGGATGCAGACTTTGTTTTACTTGGGCTAGCCAGACCCGATGACCCAATGTTTGCTAATTCCTCTGATATTTCTTCCCCGGAGCGTTCCTATGCAAACTATTATCAACAACTCCATGGGCGTACCCAGCATCTTCCCCCTACTCTCTTTGTTCTCGCATCAGAGGATTTGAACTTTGCTCAGTTACTCGAAAAAACTTAA
- the dmeF gene encoding CDF family Co(II)/Ni(II) efflux transporter DmeF, translating to MHFYTPESWQHSHNFANQHQSHAEKNTKIVIVLTAVTMVAEIVAGTVFGSMALLADGWHMATHVAAFGITLFAYQYARRHASNPQYTYGTGKVSVLGGFASAVALGVVAFMMAFESVGRFFHPHGIQFSEAIAVAILGLLVNLASAWLLQDHDDHHHHAHDHDHGHQDHNLRAAYFHVLADALTSILAIIALVAGKFWGWIWLDAAMGLVGAAVIIRWAYGLVNDTSAILLDGSVDKKIQLEILTALETDSDNRITDLHVWYLNENYLAATIALVTHFPQSPEYYKQQLSHISSLAHVIVEVNPCAGEPCSTEASTIGTTASGPLAP from the coding sequence ATGCATTTCTACACCCCAGAGTCTTGGCAACATTCCCATAACTTTGCCAACCAACACCAAAGCCACGCCGAGAAAAATACCAAAATTGTTATAGTGCTCACCGCTGTCACCATGGTGGCAGAAATCGTTGCGGGCACTGTGTTTGGCTCCATGGCCCTATTGGCAGACGGTTGGCACATGGCCACCCATGTTGCGGCCTTTGGTATCACTTTGTTCGCCTATCAGTATGCCCGTCGCCATGCCAGCAATCCCCAATATACCTATGGCACAGGGAAAGTTAGTGTCTTAGGAGGATTTGCCAGTGCAGTGGCCCTAGGGGTAGTTGCCTTTATGATGGCGTTTGAGTCCGTTGGTCGTTTTTTTCACCCCCATGGCATTCAATTTTCCGAGGCGATCGCCGTTGCCATTTTGGGACTATTGGTTAATCTTGCTAGCGCCTGGCTGTTACAAGATCATGACGACCATCACCACCATGCTCATGACCATGACCATGGCCATCAAGACCATAATCTCCGGGCAGCCTATTTCCATGTGTTGGCCGATGCCCTAACTTCTATCCTCGCCATCATTGCCCTAGTGGCCGGTAAATTTTGGGGCTGGATTTGGCTAGATGCGGCCATGGGGCTAGTGGGAGCGGCGGTGATTATCCGATGGGCCTATGGCTTAGTGAATGACACCAGTGCCATTCTCCTCGATGGTTCGGTGGACAAAAAAATTCAATTAGAAATTCTCACCGCTCTGGAAACTGATAGCGATAACCGCATCACGGATCTCCATGTTTGGTATCTCAATGAGAATTATCTGGCCGCCACCATTGCTTTGGTCACCCACTTTCCCCAAAGCCCGGAATACTATAAACAACAACTGAGCCATATTTCTTCTTTGGCCCATGTGATTGTGGAAGTGAATCCCTGTGCTGGGGAGCCTTGTTCAACCGAGGCATCTACCATTGGCACAACAGCATCTGGCCCACTGGCGCCATAA
- a CDS encoding SufE family protein: MANATLPPNLAKIVERFQRHTDPKKRYEQLLWYGKKLEPMPEEGKIPANKVQGCVSQVFITADLEDGKVIYQGDSDAQLVKGLVALLIQGLNGLTPQEIVELTPDFIEATGLQVSLTPSRANGFYNIFKMMQTKAIAFQLGQSYGES, from the coding sequence ATGGCCAACGCTACTCTACCCCCTAACCTCGCGAAGATTGTCGAACGCTTTCAACGGCACACTGACCCCAAAAAACGTTATGAGCAGTTGCTGTGGTACGGCAAAAAGCTAGAGCCGATGCCGGAGGAGGGGAAAATTCCCGCCAATAAGGTGCAGGGCTGTGTTTCCCAGGTTTTTATCACCGCCGATCTCGAAGATGGCAAAGTCATCTACCAGGGGGATTCCGATGCCCAATTAGTTAAAGGTTTGGTGGCTTTGTTAATTCAAGGTTTGAACGGTTTAACCCCCCAGGAAATTGTCGAGTTAACACCGGATTTCATTGAAGCGACGGGTTTACAGGTTAGCTTGACCCCCAGTCGGGCCAATGGTTTTTACAACATTTTTAAGATGATGCAGACCAAGGCGATCGCCTTTCAGTTGGGCCAGTCCTATGGGGAAAGTTGA